The following are encoded in a window of Chaetodon auriga isolate fChaAug3 chromosome 24, fChaAug3.hap1, whole genome shotgun sequence genomic DNA:
- the map4k2 gene encoding mitogen-activated protein kinase kinase kinase kinase 2 isoform X1, translated as MDRIGVSFLDPLDDYELIHRIGCGTYGDVFKARNIRTSELAAIKIVKLDPGDDITSIQQEITMMKECKHKNIVAYFGSYHRNTKLWICMEYCGGGSLQDMYHVTGPLKEKQIAYVCRETLQGLYHLHETGKMHRDIKGANILLTERGDVKLADFGVAAEISASVAKRKSFIGTPYWMAPEVAAVEKKGGYNHLCDIWAVGITAIELAELQPPMFDLHPMRALMLMSKSNFQPPRLKDKTKWSAGFQSFVKMALIKSPRKRPSAETLLQHPFVTQLLTRNLVIELLDMASNPELHTTHIHSMDDNELEVGEVAPDKIQSAGKHLPVERTLSEEQFDQVKFGPPLRKVTEPYPDMQGSYDDDWSLSGDEDNSPSLLECVEQALQLRSLTIRRAPSTDGGRKSGLFSPSTASLPAFSSLAPNVEDRDLTLRPSCTLGPDTAITADSTSTTVLPRCSATQDIRQRCSDPCLPVGDAVIAEKRKVTSVPSPKRETPLSPEWSTLRKKTEDSRADCHGLPPTPQVHMGACFSKVFNGCPLKIHCAVTWILPKTRDQYLILGAEEGIYILNLNELHEDTLEKLLPQRCTWLYVMNNVLMSVSGKSSQLYSHSLTALFEQRGHLQKKHGSLSLSTNRFTERINPRKFAISVKIPDTKGCRRCSVARNPYTDSTFLCGAVPTGLVLLLWYEPLQKFMHLKHITIRLPDFLPVFELLVLVTDEFPQLCVGVRDCSNEKRPISQQLKFDIIELNSTPISAPDSGALRAAQVTQLDRDTVLIALEKTVKIVNLQGLPSKELAAEMVFDFPIETLVCLQDSVLAFWKHGLKGKSFHSNEVTQEITDETRVFRVLGTNRDIILQSTPTEDPSALSNLYILTGHESSY; from the exons ATGGACAGGATAGGGGTGTCATTCCTGGACCCTTTGGACGACTACGAGTTAATTCATCGGATTGGGTGCGGCACCTATGGAGATGTGTTCAAG GCTCGTAACATCAGGACGTCTGAACTGGCAGCCATCAAGATTGTCAAGCTAGACCCTG gtGATGACATCACATCCATCCAACAGGAGATTACGATGATGAAGGAGTGCAAGCACAAAAACATCGTGGCCTACTTCGGCAGCTACCACAG GAACACCAAGCTGTGGATCTGTATGGAGTACTGCGGTGGAGGGTCACTTCAGGACATGTATCATG TGACGGGTCCATTAAAGGAGAAACAGATAGCGTACGTGTGCAGAGAAACCCTCCAG GGTTTGTATCACCTGCATGAAACTGGCAAAATGCACAGAGACATAAAG GGAGCCAACATCCTTTTGACAGAGCGAGGAGACGTGAAACTGG CTGATtttggggtggcagcagagatcAGTGCCTCCGTGGCCAAAAGGAAGTCTTTTATAGGAACTCCATACTG GATGGCTCCAGAGGTGGCTGCTGTGGAAAAGAAGGGTGGGTACAACCACCTGTGCGATATCTGGGCCGTCGGCATCACTGCCATTGAGCTGGCTGAGCTCCAGCCCCCCATGTTTGACCTCCACCCAATGAG AGCACTGATGTTAATGTCCAAGAGCAACTTCCAGCCTCCGAGACTAAAGGATAAAACTAAGTG gtctgcaggttTCCAAAGCTTTGTGAAGATGGCTCTCATTAAAAGCCCTCGTAAAAGGCCCTCAGCTGAgactctgctgcag CATCCCTTTGTGACTCAGCTGTTGACCCGTAACCTGGTCATCGAGCTGCTGGACATGGCCAGCAACCCTGAGCTCCACACCACCCACATACACAGCATGGACGACAACGAGCTGGAG GTTGGGGAAGTGGCTCCTGACAAGATTCAGTCAGCAGGGAAACACCTGCCTGTTGAGAGGACCCTGTCTGAAGAACAAT TCGACCAAGTGAAGTTTGGGCCTCCTCTGAGGAAGGTCACAGAGCCATATCCTGATATG CAGGGCTCTTATGATGATGACTGGAGTCTTTCTGGAGATGAAGACAACTCACC GAGCCTGTTGGAATGTGTGGAGCAAGCTCTGCAGCTGAG GAGTTTAACCATTAGGAGGGCACCATCTACTGAT GGAGGTAGGAAGAGTGGTTTGTTCAGCCCATCTACAGCCTCCCTGCCAGCCTTCAGCTCTTTAGCTCCCAACGTCGAGGACAGAGACCTGACCCTGAGACCAAGCTGTACTCTGGGCCCTGACACCGCCATTACTGCTGACTCCACCTCCACAACAG TGTTGCCCAGGTGCTCAGCCACACAGGACATCAGACAGCGCTGCAGTGACCCATGTCTGCCTGTGGGGGATGCTGTAAtagcagagaagaggaaggttACCTCTGTCCCCTCTCCAAAAAGAGAGACGCCACTGTCACCTGAATGGAGCACTCTGAGGAAAAAGACTGAGGACTCT AGGGCTGATTGTCATGGACTCCCTCCTACCCCTCAAGTCCAT ATGGGAGCCTGCTTCTCCAAAGTCTTCAACGGTTGTCCTCTTAAAATCCACTGTGCTGTCACCTGGATTTTACCCAAGACAAGAG ATCAGTACCTTATTCTTGGGGCAGAGGAGGGTATCTACATACTGAACCTTAATGAACTTCATGAAGATACACTAGAGAAG CTGCTCCCTCAGCGATGTACATGGTTGTATGTTATGAACAATGTGCTGATGTCTGTATCAG GGAAGTCTTCCCAGCTTTACTCCCACAGTCTGACGGCTCTGTTTGAACAGAGAGGACATCTGCAGAAGAAACATGGCAGTCTGTCGCTCAGCACCAACCGCTTCACCGAGAGGATCAACCCCAG AAAGTTTGCCATCTCTGTGAAGATTCCTGACACTAAAGGTTGTAGGAGATGTAGTGTAG caaGAAACCCGTACACAGACAGTACGTTTCTATGTGGGGCAGTTCCGACTGGCCTGGTTCTACTATTGTGGTATGAGCCACTGCAGAAGTTCATGCATCTAAAG CACATAACGATTAGGCTGCCAGACTTTCTGCCagtgtttgagctgctggtgtTGGTGACAGATGAGTttcctcagctgtgtgttggaGTGAGAGACTGCAGTAATGAGAAACGCCCAATCAGCCAACAGCTCAAGTTTGATATTATAGAGCTGAACAGCACCCCTATTTCAGCGCCAG ataGCGGAGCACTCAGGGCAGCACAGGTAACCCAGCTGGACAGAGACACTGTTCTTATTGCATTGGAAA AAACTGTTAAGATTGTGAACCTCCAAGGGCTTCCATCGAAAGAACTGGCTGCCGAAATGGTCTTTGACTTCCCCATTGAAACTCTAG TCTGCTTACAGGACAGTGTGCTGGCTTTCTGGAAGCATGGCCTTAAAGGGAAGagttttcattcaaatgag GTAACTCAAGAAATTACAGATGAGACTCGAGTATTCAGAGTTTTGGGGACAAACAG GGACATCATTCTTCAGAGCACACCAACAGAGGACCCCTCAGCACTGAGCAACCTGTACATCTTGACTGGACATGAAAGCAGCTACTGA
- the map4k2 gene encoding mitogen-activated protein kinase kinase kinase kinase 2 isoform X3, producing MDRIGVSFLDPLDDYELIHRIGCGTYGDVFKARNIRTSELAAIKIVKLDPGDDITSIQQEITMMKECKHKNIVAYFGSYHRNTKLWICMEYCGGGSLQDMYHVTGPLKEKQIAYVCRETLQGLYHLHETGKMHRDIKGANILLTERGDVKLADFGVAAEISASVAKRKSFIGTPYWMAPEVAAVEKKGGYNHLCDIWAVGITAIELAELQPPMFDLHPMRALMLMSKSNFQPPRLKDKTKWSAGFQSFVKMALIKSPRKRPSAETLLQHPFVTQLLTRNLVIELLDMASNPELHTTHIHSMDDNELEVGEVAPDKIQSAGKHLPVERTLSEEQFDQVKFGPPLRKVTEPYPDMQGSYDDDWSLSGDEDNSPSLTIRRAPSTDGGRKSGLFSPSTASLPAFSSLAPNVEDRDLTLRPSCTLGPDTAITADSTSTTVLPRCSATQDIRQRCSDPCLPVGDAVIAEKRKVTSVPSPKRETPLSPEWSTLRKKTEDSRADCHGLPPTPQVHMGACFSKVFNGCPLKIHCAVTWILPKTRDQYLILGAEEGIYILNLNELHEDTLEKLLPQRCTWLYVMNNVLMSVSGKSSQLYSHSLTALFEQRGHLQKKHGSLSLSTNRFTERINPRKFAISVKIPDTKGCRRCSVARNPYTDSTFLCGAVPTGLVLLLWYEPLQKFMHLKHITIRLPDFLPVFELLVLVTDEFPQLCVGVRDCSNEKRPISQQLKFDIIELNSTPISAPDSGALRAAQVTQLDRDTVLIALEKTVKIVNLQGLPSKELAAEMVFDFPIETLVCLQDSVLAFWKHGLKGKSFHSNEVTQEITDETRVFRVLGTNRDIILQSTPTEDPSALSNLYILTGHESSY from the exons ATGGACAGGATAGGGGTGTCATTCCTGGACCCTTTGGACGACTACGAGTTAATTCATCGGATTGGGTGCGGCACCTATGGAGATGTGTTCAAG GCTCGTAACATCAGGACGTCTGAACTGGCAGCCATCAAGATTGTCAAGCTAGACCCTG gtGATGACATCACATCCATCCAACAGGAGATTACGATGATGAAGGAGTGCAAGCACAAAAACATCGTGGCCTACTTCGGCAGCTACCACAG GAACACCAAGCTGTGGATCTGTATGGAGTACTGCGGTGGAGGGTCACTTCAGGACATGTATCATG TGACGGGTCCATTAAAGGAGAAACAGATAGCGTACGTGTGCAGAGAAACCCTCCAG GGTTTGTATCACCTGCATGAAACTGGCAAAATGCACAGAGACATAAAG GGAGCCAACATCCTTTTGACAGAGCGAGGAGACGTGAAACTGG CTGATtttggggtggcagcagagatcAGTGCCTCCGTGGCCAAAAGGAAGTCTTTTATAGGAACTCCATACTG GATGGCTCCAGAGGTGGCTGCTGTGGAAAAGAAGGGTGGGTACAACCACCTGTGCGATATCTGGGCCGTCGGCATCACTGCCATTGAGCTGGCTGAGCTCCAGCCCCCCATGTTTGACCTCCACCCAATGAG AGCACTGATGTTAATGTCCAAGAGCAACTTCCAGCCTCCGAGACTAAAGGATAAAACTAAGTG gtctgcaggttTCCAAAGCTTTGTGAAGATGGCTCTCATTAAAAGCCCTCGTAAAAGGCCCTCAGCTGAgactctgctgcag CATCCCTTTGTGACTCAGCTGTTGACCCGTAACCTGGTCATCGAGCTGCTGGACATGGCCAGCAACCCTGAGCTCCACACCACCCACATACACAGCATGGACGACAACGAGCTGGAG GTTGGGGAAGTGGCTCCTGACAAGATTCAGTCAGCAGGGAAACACCTGCCTGTTGAGAGGACCCTGTCTGAAGAACAAT TCGACCAAGTGAAGTTTGGGCCTCCTCTGAGGAAGGTCACAGAGCCATATCCTGATATG CAGGGCTCTTATGATGATGACTGGAGTCTTTCTGGAGATGAAGACAACTCACC GAGTTTAACCATTAGGAGGGCACCATCTACTGAT GGAGGTAGGAAGAGTGGTTTGTTCAGCCCATCTACAGCCTCCCTGCCAGCCTTCAGCTCTTTAGCTCCCAACGTCGAGGACAGAGACCTGACCCTGAGACCAAGCTGTACTCTGGGCCCTGACACCGCCATTACTGCTGACTCCACCTCCACAACAG TGTTGCCCAGGTGCTCAGCCACACAGGACATCAGACAGCGCTGCAGTGACCCATGTCTGCCTGTGGGGGATGCTGTAAtagcagagaagaggaaggttACCTCTGTCCCCTCTCCAAAAAGAGAGACGCCACTGTCACCTGAATGGAGCACTCTGAGGAAAAAGACTGAGGACTCT AGGGCTGATTGTCATGGACTCCCTCCTACCCCTCAAGTCCAT ATGGGAGCCTGCTTCTCCAAAGTCTTCAACGGTTGTCCTCTTAAAATCCACTGTGCTGTCACCTGGATTTTACCCAAGACAAGAG ATCAGTACCTTATTCTTGGGGCAGAGGAGGGTATCTACATACTGAACCTTAATGAACTTCATGAAGATACACTAGAGAAG CTGCTCCCTCAGCGATGTACATGGTTGTATGTTATGAACAATGTGCTGATGTCTGTATCAG GGAAGTCTTCCCAGCTTTACTCCCACAGTCTGACGGCTCTGTTTGAACAGAGAGGACATCTGCAGAAGAAACATGGCAGTCTGTCGCTCAGCACCAACCGCTTCACCGAGAGGATCAACCCCAG AAAGTTTGCCATCTCTGTGAAGATTCCTGACACTAAAGGTTGTAGGAGATGTAGTGTAG caaGAAACCCGTACACAGACAGTACGTTTCTATGTGGGGCAGTTCCGACTGGCCTGGTTCTACTATTGTGGTATGAGCCACTGCAGAAGTTCATGCATCTAAAG CACATAACGATTAGGCTGCCAGACTTTCTGCCagtgtttgagctgctggtgtTGGTGACAGATGAGTttcctcagctgtgtgttggaGTGAGAGACTGCAGTAATGAGAAACGCCCAATCAGCCAACAGCTCAAGTTTGATATTATAGAGCTGAACAGCACCCCTATTTCAGCGCCAG ataGCGGAGCACTCAGGGCAGCACAGGTAACCCAGCTGGACAGAGACACTGTTCTTATTGCATTGGAAA AAACTGTTAAGATTGTGAACCTCCAAGGGCTTCCATCGAAAGAACTGGCTGCCGAAATGGTCTTTGACTTCCCCATTGAAACTCTAG TCTGCTTACAGGACAGTGTGCTGGCTTTCTGGAAGCATGGCCTTAAAGGGAAGagttttcattcaaatgag GTAACTCAAGAAATTACAGATGAGACTCGAGTATTCAGAGTTTTGGGGACAAACAG GGACATCATTCTTCAGAGCACACCAACAGAGGACCCCTCAGCACTGAGCAACCTGTACATCTTGACTGGACATGAAAGCAGCTACTGA
- the map4k2 gene encoding mitogen-activated protein kinase kinase kinase kinase 2 isoform X2, whose translation MDRIGVSFLDPLDDYELIHRIGCGTYGDVFKARNIRTSELAAIKIVKLDPGDDITSIQQEITMMKECKHKNIVAYFGSYHRNTKLWICMEYCGGGSLQDMYHVTGPLKEKQIAYVCRETLQGLYHLHETGKMHRDIKGANILLTERGDVKLADFGVAAEISASVAKRKSFIGTPYWMAPEVAAVEKKGGYNHLCDIWAVGITAIELAELQPPMFDLHPMRALMLMSKSNFQPPRLKDKTKWSAGFQSFVKMALIKSPRKRPSAETLLQHPFVTQLLTRNLVIELLDMASNPELHTTHIHSMDDNELEVGEVAPDKIQSAGKHLPVERTLSEEQFDQVKFGPPLRKVTEPYPDMGSYDDDWSLSGDEDNSPSLLECVEQALQLRSLTIRRAPSTDGGRKSGLFSPSTASLPAFSSLAPNVEDRDLTLRPSCTLGPDTAITADSTSTTVLPRCSATQDIRQRCSDPCLPVGDAVIAEKRKVTSVPSPKRETPLSPEWSTLRKKTEDSRADCHGLPPTPQVHMGACFSKVFNGCPLKIHCAVTWILPKTRDQYLILGAEEGIYILNLNELHEDTLEKLLPQRCTWLYVMNNVLMSVSGKSSQLYSHSLTALFEQRGHLQKKHGSLSLSTNRFTERINPRKFAISVKIPDTKGCRRCSVARNPYTDSTFLCGAVPTGLVLLLWYEPLQKFMHLKHITIRLPDFLPVFELLVLVTDEFPQLCVGVRDCSNEKRPISQQLKFDIIELNSTPISAPDSGALRAAQVTQLDRDTVLIALEKTVKIVNLQGLPSKELAAEMVFDFPIETLVCLQDSVLAFWKHGLKGKSFHSNEVTQEITDETRVFRVLGTNRDIILQSTPTEDPSALSNLYILTGHESSY comes from the exons ATGGACAGGATAGGGGTGTCATTCCTGGACCCTTTGGACGACTACGAGTTAATTCATCGGATTGGGTGCGGCACCTATGGAGATGTGTTCAAG GCTCGTAACATCAGGACGTCTGAACTGGCAGCCATCAAGATTGTCAAGCTAGACCCTG gtGATGACATCACATCCATCCAACAGGAGATTACGATGATGAAGGAGTGCAAGCACAAAAACATCGTGGCCTACTTCGGCAGCTACCACAG GAACACCAAGCTGTGGATCTGTATGGAGTACTGCGGTGGAGGGTCACTTCAGGACATGTATCATG TGACGGGTCCATTAAAGGAGAAACAGATAGCGTACGTGTGCAGAGAAACCCTCCAG GGTTTGTATCACCTGCATGAAACTGGCAAAATGCACAGAGACATAAAG GGAGCCAACATCCTTTTGACAGAGCGAGGAGACGTGAAACTGG CTGATtttggggtggcagcagagatcAGTGCCTCCGTGGCCAAAAGGAAGTCTTTTATAGGAACTCCATACTG GATGGCTCCAGAGGTGGCTGCTGTGGAAAAGAAGGGTGGGTACAACCACCTGTGCGATATCTGGGCCGTCGGCATCACTGCCATTGAGCTGGCTGAGCTCCAGCCCCCCATGTTTGACCTCCACCCAATGAG AGCACTGATGTTAATGTCCAAGAGCAACTTCCAGCCTCCGAGACTAAAGGATAAAACTAAGTG gtctgcaggttTCCAAAGCTTTGTGAAGATGGCTCTCATTAAAAGCCCTCGTAAAAGGCCCTCAGCTGAgactctgctgcag CATCCCTTTGTGACTCAGCTGTTGACCCGTAACCTGGTCATCGAGCTGCTGGACATGGCCAGCAACCCTGAGCTCCACACCACCCACATACACAGCATGGACGACAACGAGCTGGAG GTTGGGGAAGTGGCTCCTGACAAGATTCAGTCAGCAGGGAAACACCTGCCTGTTGAGAGGACCCTGTCTGAAGAACAAT TCGACCAAGTGAAGTTTGGGCCTCCTCTGAGGAAGGTCACAGAGCCATATCCTGATATG GGCTCTTATGATGATGACTGGAGTCTTTCTGGAGATGAAGACAACTCACC GAGCCTGTTGGAATGTGTGGAGCAAGCTCTGCAGCTGAG GAGTTTAACCATTAGGAGGGCACCATCTACTGAT GGAGGTAGGAAGAGTGGTTTGTTCAGCCCATCTACAGCCTCCCTGCCAGCCTTCAGCTCTTTAGCTCCCAACGTCGAGGACAGAGACCTGACCCTGAGACCAAGCTGTACTCTGGGCCCTGACACCGCCATTACTGCTGACTCCACCTCCACAACAG TGTTGCCCAGGTGCTCAGCCACACAGGACATCAGACAGCGCTGCAGTGACCCATGTCTGCCTGTGGGGGATGCTGTAAtagcagagaagaggaaggttACCTCTGTCCCCTCTCCAAAAAGAGAGACGCCACTGTCACCTGAATGGAGCACTCTGAGGAAAAAGACTGAGGACTCT AGGGCTGATTGTCATGGACTCCCTCCTACCCCTCAAGTCCAT ATGGGAGCCTGCTTCTCCAAAGTCTTCAACGGTTGTCCTCTTAAAATCCACTGTGCTGTCACCTGGATTTTACCCAAGACAAGAG ATCAGTACCTTATTCTTGGGGCAGAGGAGGGTATCTACATACTGAACCTTAATGAACTTCATGAAGATACACTAGAGAAG CTGCTCCCTCAGCGATGTACATGGTTGTATGTTATGAACAATGTGCTGATGTCTGTATCAG GGAAGTCTTCCCAGCTTTACTCCCACAGTCTGACGGCTCTGTTTGAACAGAGAGGACATCTGCAGAAGAAACATGGCAGTCTGTCGCTCAGCACCAACCGCTTCACCGAGAGGATCAACCCCAG AAAGTTTGCCATCTCTGTGAAGATTCCTGACACTAAAGGTTGTAGGAGATGTAGTGTAG caaGAAACCCGTACACAGACAGTACGTTTCTATGTGGGGCAGTTCCGACTGGCCTGGTTCTACTATTGTGGTATGAGCCACTGCAGAAGTTCATGCATCTAAAG CACATAACGATTAGGCTGCCAGACTTTCTGCCagtgtttgagctgctggtgtTGGTGACAGATGAGTttcctcagctgtgtgttggaGTGAGAGACTGCAGTAATGAGAAACGCCCAATCAGCCAACAGCTCAAGTTTGATATTATAGAGCTGAACAGCACCCCTATTTCAGCGCCAG ataGCGGAGCACTCAGGGCAGCACAGGTAACCCAGCTGGACAGAGACACTGTTCTTATTGCATTGGAAA AAACTGTTAAGATTGTGAACCTCCAAGGGCTTCCATCGAAAGAACTGGCTGCCGAAATGGTCTTTGACTTCCCCATTGAAACTCTAG TCTGCTTACAGGACAGTGTGCTGGCTTTCTGGAAGCATGGCCTTAAAGGGAAGagttttcattcaaatgag GTAACTCAAGAAATTACAGATGAGACTCGAGTATTCAGAGTTTTGGGGACAAACAG GGACATCATTCTTCAGAGCACACCAACAGAGGACCCCTCAGCACTGAGCAACCTGTACATCTTGACTGGACATGAAAGCAGCTACTGA
- the map4k2 gene encoding mitogen-activated protein kinase kinase kinase kinase 2 isoform X4 has protein sequence MDRIGVSFLDPLDDYELIHRIGCGTYGDVFKARNIRTSELAAIKIVKLDPGDDITSIQQEITMMKECKHKNIVAYFGSYHRNTKLWICMEYCGGGSLQDMYHVTGPLKEKQIAYVCRETLQGLYHLHETGKMHRDIKGANILLTERGDVKLADFGVAAEISASVAKRKSFIGTPYWMAPEVAAVEKKGGYNHLCDIWAVGITAIELAELQPPMFDLHPMRALMLMSKSNFQPPRLKDKTKWSAGFQSFVKMALIKSPRKRPSAETLLQHPFVTQLLTRNLVIELLDMASNPELHTTHIHSMDDNELEVGEVAPDKIQSAGKHLPVERTLSEEQFDQVKFGPPLRKVTEPYPDMGSYDDDWSLSGDEDNSPSLTIRRAPSTDGGRKSGLFSPSTASLPAFSSLAPNVEDRDLTLRPSCTLGPDTAITADSTSTTVLPRCSATQDIRQRCSDPCLPVGDAVIAEKRKVTSVPSPKRETPLSPEWSTLRKKTEDSRADCHGLPPTPQVHMGACFSKVFNGCPLKIHCAVTWILPKTRDQYLILGAEEGIYILNLNELHEDTLEKLLPQRCTWLYVMNNVLMSVSGKSSQLYSHSLTALFEQRGHLQKKHGSLSLSTNRFTERINPRKFAISVKIPDTKGCRRCSVARNPYTDSTFLCGAVPTGLVLLLWYEPLQKFMHLKHITIRLPDFLPVFELLVLVTDEFPQLCVGVRDCSNEKRPISQQLKFDIIELNSTPISAPDSGALRAAQVTQLDRDTVLIALEKTVKIVNLQGLPSKELAAEMVFDFPIETLVCLQDSVLAFWKHGLKGKSFHSNEVTQEITDETRVFRVLGTNRDIILQSTPTEDPSALSNLYILTGHESSY, from the exons ATGGACAGGATAGGGGTGTCATTCCTGGACCCTTTGGACGACTACGAGTTAATTCATCGGATTGGGTGCGGCACCTATGGAGATGTGTTCAAG GCTCGTAACATCAGGACGTCTGAACTGGCAGCCATCAAGATTGTCAAGCTAGACCCTG gtGATGACATCACATCCATCCAACAGGAGATTACGATGATGAAGGAGTGCAAGCACAAAAACATCGTGGCCTACTTCGGCAGCTACCACAG GAACACCAAGCTGTGGATCTGTATGGAGTACTGCGGTGGAGGGTCACTTCAGGACATGTATCATG TGACGGGTCCATTAAAGGAGAAACAGATAGCGTACGTGTGCAGAGAAACCCTCCAG GGTTTGTATCACCTGCATGAAACTGGCAAAATGCACAGAGACATAAAG GGAGCCAACATCCTTTTGACAGAGCGAGGAGACGTGAAACTGG CTGATtttggggtggcagcagagatcAGTGCCTCCGTGGCCAAAAGGAAGTCTTTTATAGGAACTCCATACTG GATGGCTCCAGAGGTGGCTGCTGTGGAAAAGAAGGGTGGGTACAACCACCTGTGCGATATCTGGGCCGTCGGCATCACTGCCATTGAGCTGGCTGAGCTCCAGCCCCCCATGTTTGACCTCCACCCAATGAG AGCACTGATGTTAATGTCCAAGAGCAACTTCCAGCCTCCGAGACTAAAGGATAAAACTAAGTG gtctgcaggttTCCAAAGCTTTGTGAAGATGGCTCTCATTAAAAGCCCTCGTAAAAGGCCCTCAGCTGAgactctgctgcag CATCCCTTTGTGACTCAGCTGTTGACCCGTAACCTGGTCATCGAGCTGCTGGACATGGCCAGCAACCCTGAGCTCCACACCACCCACATACACAGCATGGACGACAACGAGCTGGAG GTTGGGGAAGTGGCTCCTGACAAGATTCAGTCAGCAGGGAAACACCTGCCTGTTGAGAGGACCCTGTCTGAAGAACAAT TCGACCAAGTGAAGTTTGGGCCTCCTCTGAGGAAGGTCACAGAGCCATATCCTGATATG GGCTCTTATGATGATGACTGGAGTCTTTCTGGAGATGAAGACAACTCACC GAGTTTAACCATTAGGAGGGCACCATCTACTGAT GGAGGTAGGAAGAGTGGTTTGTTCAGCCCATCTACAGCCTCCCTGCCAGCCTTCAGCTCTTTAGCTCCCAACGTCGAGGACAGAGACCTGACCCTGAGACCAAGCTGTACTCTGGGCCCTGACACCGCCATTACTGCTGACTCCACCTCCACAACAG TGTTGCCCAGGTGCTCAGCCACACAGGACATCAGACAGCGCTGCAGTGACCCATGTCTGCCTGTGGGGGATGCTGTAAtagcagagaagaggaaggttACCTCTGTCCCCTCTCCAAAAAGAGAGACGCCACTGTCACCTGAATGGAGCACTCTGAGGAAAAAGACTGAGGACTCT AGGGCTGATTGTCATGGACTCCCTCCTACCCCTCAAGTCCAT ATGGGAGCCTGCTTCTCCAAAGTCTTCAACGGTTGTCCTCTTAAAATCCACTGTGCTGTCACCTGGATTTTACCCAAGACAAGAG ATCAGTACCTTATTCTTGGGGCAGAGGAGGGTATCTACATACTGAACCTTAATGAACTTCATGAAGATACACTAGAGAAG CTGCTCCCTCAGCGATGTACATGGTTGTATGTTATGAACAATGTGCTGATGTCTGTATCAG GGAAGTCTTCCCAGCTTTACTCCCACAGTCTGACGGCTCTGTTTGAACAGAGAGGACATCTGCAGAAGAAACATGGCAGTCTGTCGCTCAGCACCAACCGCTTCACCGAGAGGATCAACCCCAG AAAGTTTGCCATCTCTGTGAAGATTCCTGACACTAAAGGTTGTAGGAGATGTAGTGTAG caaGAAACCCGTACACAGACAGTACGTTTCTATGTGGGGCAGTTCCGACTGGCCTGGTTCTACTATTGTGGTATGAGCCACTGCAGAAGTTCATGCATCTAAAG CACATAACGATTAGGCTGCCAGACTTTCTGCCagtgtttgagctgctggtgtTGGTGACAGATGAGTttcctcagctgtgtgttggaGTGAGAGACTGCAGTAATGAGAAACGCCCAATCAGCCAACAGCTCAAGTTTGATATTATAGAGCTGAACAGCACCCCTATTTCAGCGCCAG ataGCGGAGCACTCAGGGCAGCACAGGTAACCCAGCTGGACAGAGACACTGTTCTTATTGCATTGGAAA AAACTGTTAAGATTGTGAACCTCCAAGGGCTTCCATCGAAAGAACTGGCTGCCGAAATGGTCTTTGACTTCCCCATTGAAACTCTAG TCTGCTTACAGGACAGTGTGCTGGCTTTCTGGAAGCATGGCCTTAAAGGGAAGagttttcattcaaatgag GTAACTCAAGAAATTACAGATGAGACTCGAGTATTCAGAGTTTTGGGGACAAACAG GGACATCATTCTTCAGAGCACACCAACAGAGGACCCCTCAGCACTGAGCAACCTGTACATCTTGACTGGACATGAAAGCAGCTACTGA